Proteins from one Halopseudomonas pelagia genomic window:
- a CDS encoding YajQ family cyclic di-GMP-binding protein — translation MPSFDVVSELDKHEVTNAVDNAMKDLERRYDLRGKGHFEFKDKEQTVHMTGDAEFQLEQMLEILKLSLVKRKIDIQCLEIKPAFASGKQVKQDVVLKEGIDKELAKKIVSLIKDSKAKVQAAIQGEQVRVTGKKRDDLQEVMAVLRGAELDMPLQFNNFRD, via the coding sequence ATGCCATCTTTTGACGTGGTCTCCGAACTAGACAAGCATGAAGTGACCAACGCGGTCGATAACGCGATGAAAGACCTTGAGCGTCGCTATGACTTGCGCGGCAAGGGGCATTTCGAGTTCAAAGACAAGGAACAGACGGTCCATATGACCGGCGATGCCGAGTTCCAACTGGAACAGATGCTCGAAATTCTCAAGCTCAGTCTGGTCAAGCGCAAGATAGATATCCAGTGTCTGGAAATCAAACCGGCCTTTGCATCAGGCAAGCAGGTCAAGCAGGATGTTGTATTGAAAGAAGGGATCGACAAGGAACTTGCGAAGAAGATCGTTTCTTTGATCAAGGATTCCAAGGCCAAGGTACAGGCCGCCATTCAGGGTGAGCAGGTCCGGGTAACCGGCAAGAAGCGTGACGATTTGCAGGAAGTCATGGCGGTATTACGTGGTGCTGAATTGGACATGCCACTGCAGTTCAATAATTTTCGCGATTGA
- a CDS encoding MGMT family protein, with translation MSEKRIPEVKLATREVFWQVLASIPPGRVTSYGQLAKLAGMGRGARLAGRWLGQLPADTELPWHRVLNSVGQLSLSADSPSGQEQYQRLMAEGVIINNRRVDMKRFGWPD, from the coding sequence ATGTCTGAGAAACGAATACCAGAGGTCAAGCTCGCTACACGCGAGGTTTTCTGGCAGGTGTTGGCGAGCATCCCCCCCGGCAGAGTGACCAGCTATGGCCAGCTGGCGAAGTTGGCGGGCATGGGGCGCGGTGCCAGGCTCGCTGGCCGCTGGCTCGGTCAGTTGCCAGCCGACACCGAGCTTCCGTGGCACCGGGTGCTCAATAGTGTTGGGCAATTGTCGCTCTCCGCCGACAGTCCCTCGGGGCAGGAACAATATCAACGCCTGATGGCGGAAGGTGTCATCATCAACAATCGCCGTGTGGACATGAAAAGGTTCGGGTGGCCGGATTGA
- a CDS encoding AmpG family muropeptide MFS transporter, whose product MNENQPAEHASSSNLSQTPVQASEREGLRVYLNPRVIGMLFLGFSAGLPLLLVGGTFSAWLRDLGVELTAIGFLSWVGIAHSIKVLWAPLIDRAPIPLLSRWLGRRRSWMLLAQVVIAIALLGMAFTDPRENLGLVALWAVLAAFGSASQDVAIDAYRVEAEAKHRQGAMAATYVTGYRVAILAAGAGALHLASLENWSTAYAVMAVLMGVGFITTFMIAEPKVQVTQSTALFEERVSQYLAHTSHAGWRRSLTAWFIGAMVCPFAEFFQRYGKAALVILAFIATFRISDIFMGVMANPFYLDLGFSKAQIANIAAAFGLGMTLFGAAMGGVLVARFGIAPILLATAFMAPLTNLAFAWLAYIGPQDYGLIVAIIADNITGGLAISVFIAYLSSLTNTAYTATQYALFSSLMTLPGQFAAGFTGLLAANVGWIGFFMLTALTGLPAIVLAFMLLRMAHPDRLRRPGID is encoded by the coding sequence ATGAACGAGAATCAGCCCGCCGAGCACGCATCCTCGTCGAACCTATCCCAGACTCCGGTTCAAGCGTCCGAACGTGAAGGTTTACGCGTTTATCTCAACCCGCGTGTTATCGGCATGCTGTTTCTGGGATTCTCCGCCGGCTTGCCGTTGCTGCTGGTAGGCGGCACTTTCAGCGCCTGGCTACGTGATCTTGGCGTGGAGCTGACCGCCATCGGTTTTTTGAGCTGGGTGGGGATTGCCCATTCGATCAAGGTGCTCTGGGCACCCTTGATCGACCGCGCACCCATCCCGCTGCTGAGCCGTTGGCTGGGGCGTCGACGCTCCTGGATGCTGCTGGCGCAGGTTGTGATCGCGATCGCCCTGCTGGGCATGGCCTTTACCGATCCCCGGGAAAATCTGGGATTGGTAGCGCTCTGGGCGGTGCTGGCTGCTTTTGGTTCGGCCTCCCAGGATGTGGCGATAGACGCTTATCGGGTCGAGGCCGAAGCCAAACACCGGCAAGGCGCGATGGCCGCTACCTACGTCACCGGTTACCGCGTAGCCATTCTCGCCGCCGGGGCAGGCGCTCTGCACCTGGCGTCGCTGGAAAACTGGAGCACCGCTTACGCGGTAATGGCGGTGCTGATGGGGGTCGGTTTCATCACCACCTTTATGATCGCTGAACCCAAGGTGCAGGTGACCCAATCCACCGCGCTGTTCGAGGAACGCGTCAGCCAGTATCTGGCGCATACCAGCCACGCGGGATGGCGCCGCAGCCTGACGGCCTGGTTTATCGGCGCGATGGTCTGCCCCTTCGCCGAGTTCTTTCAGCGCTATGGCAAGGCGGCTCTGGTTATTCTGGCGTTTATTGCCACCTTCCGCATCAGCGACATCTTTATGGGCGTGATGGCTAACCCCTTCTACCTGGATCTGGGCTTCAGCAAGGCACAGATTGCCAATATTGCGGCGGCTTTCGGGCTCGGCATGACCTTGTTTGGCGCTGCCATGGGCGGGGTGCTGGTCGCGCGTTTCGGCATCGCGCCGATTCTGCTCGCTACAGCCTTTATGGCGCCGCTCACCAACCTTGCATTCGCCTGGCTGGCCTACATCGGCCCGCAGGACTACGGCCTGATCGTCGCCATCATCGCCGACAATATCACCGGCGGGTTGGCCATCTCGGTGTTCATTGCTTACCTGTCGAGCCTGACCAATACCGCCTATACCGCGACGCAATATGCGCTGTTCAGCTCACTGATGACTCTGCCCGGCCAGTTTGCCGCAGGCTTTACCGGTTTGCTCGCCGCCAACGTAGGCTGGATCGGCTTTTTCATGCTGACGGCACTGACCGGGCTACCGGCCATTGTGCTGGCGTTCATGTTGCTGCGGATGGCGCATCCGGACCGCCTGCGGCGCCCGGGTATCGACTGA
- a CDS encoding DUF481 domain-containing protein produces MYCFRLIPVMVASLCLSANALADTLWLKNGDRITGTIELLEGGKLIMKTAMAGNLNVDVKNIKTFESDNPLLIKSVGEAERALAVTAAEEGAIMVVNGEPEPVRMEISSIEQMLEPQPLIEDWVWEGNATAALDIKDTDTEQRDLDMAFDTRARHGDWRHVLGGEFERDYRDDVKSRHLWQTDYDLSWFFDEQWFWQTSASYQRDHVSEVKRRKQLGMGPGYEWWNNALGRFETSTRIDHVRLENRDGTEDIFNALGVEWDLRRFIYGKRFEFLHNAETLFPDDPSINFVVDAEVGVRYLLNSWASLSLLAEWDYLDGNNDQSINDKRYRFGLGVSW; encoded by the coding sequence ATGTATTGTTTCCGTTTGATTCCCGTTATGGTCGCTTCGCTGTGCCTGTCCGCCAACGCCCTGGCAGATACTCTTTGGCTCAAGAACGGTGATCGTATCACTGGCACGATCGAGTTGCTCGAAGGCGGCAAGCTGATCATGAAGACCGCCATGGCTGGCAACCTCAATGTCGATGTGAAGAATATCAAGACATTCGAATCCGATAACCCATTGCTGATCAAGTCGGTGGGCGAGGCTGAGCGGGCTCTGGCGGTAACGGCCGCAGAAGAGGGCGCGATCATGGTCGTCAACGGTGAGCCGGAACCGGTCAGGATGGAGATCAGCTCTATTGAGCAGATGCTTGAGCCGCAGCCGCTGATCGAAGACTGGGTGTGGGAGGGCAACGCCACGGCTGCGCTGGATATCAAGGACACGGATACCGAGCAACGTGACCTGGATATGGCTTTTGACACGCGCGCCCGTCACGGTGACTGGCGCCATGTGCTGGGTGGCGAGTTCGAGCGCGATTACCGTGACGATGTGAAAAGCCGCCATCTTTGGCAGACCGATTATGATCTGAGCTGGTTTTTCGACGAACAATGGTTCTGGCAGACCAGCGCCAGCTATCAGCGCGATCATGTCAGTGAAGTAAAACGCCGCAAACAGTTGGGTATGGGCCCTGGCTACGAGTGGTGGAATAACGCATTGGGCCGCTTCGAAACCTCGACACGGATCGACCATGTACGCCTGGAGAATCGTGACGGTACCGAAGACATATTCAACGCCCTGGGCGTCGAATGGGATCTGCGTCGCTTTATCTACGGCAAGCGCTTCGAATTCCTGCATAACGCTGAAACGCTGTTTCCGGATGATCCATCAATCAATTTCGTAGTGGATGCGGAGGTCGGAGTGCGCTACCTGCTGAACAGCTGGGCATCGCTGAGCCTCTTGGCCGAGTGGGACTATCTGGATGGCAACAACGATCAGAGCATCAACGACAAGCGCTATCGCTTTGGTCTAGGGGTTAGTTGGTAA
- a CDS encoding mechanosensitive ion channel family protein, translating to MDEVMVQLEGLSEAWLPLVLQYGSQVLLALVTFAIGWWVVGRITSGVHVLLEKRNVDRTLHSFIGTLVGVGLKILLVISVAGMIGIETTSFIALIGAAGLAVGLALQGSLANFAGGMLILILRPFKAGEYIEAQGIGGTVDSIQIFFTILKTPDNKTIVVPNGSLSNGNIINYSRQPTRRVDINIGIDYGDDVRQARRILLGLAEADERVFTDPAPVVWLTGLGESSVDLSLRMWTKTDDFWGVFWELQELAKEEFDKAGISIPFPQRTLHMVADPAPREAEKQPQT from the coding sequence ATGGATGAGGTGATGGTGCAGTTGGAGGGATTGTCGGAAGCCTGGTTGCCTTTAGTACTGCAATACGGTAGTCAGGTGTTGTTGGCACTGGTGACCTTTGCCATTGGCTGGTGGGTTGTCGGGCGCATTACCTCCGGGGTTCATGTGCTGCTGGAAAAGCGCAATGTGGACCGCACTCTGCACAGCTTTATCGGCACTCTGGTAGGCGTCGGCCTGAAGATTCTGCTGGTGATCAGCGTCGCCGGCATGATTGGTATCGAGACCACCTCGTTCATCGCCTTGATCGGTGCGGCCGGTCTGGCTGTGGGTCTGGCGCTGCAGGGCAGCCTGGCTAACTTTGCTGGCGGCATGCTGATTCTTATCCTCCGGCCGTTCAAGGCAGGCGAGTACATCGAAGCCCAAGGCATTGGTGGCACCGTTGATAGCATCCAGATCTTTTTCACCATACTCAAGACCCCTGACAACAAGACCATCGTGGTGCCTAACGGCAGCCTGTCCAATGGCAATATCATCAACTACTCGCGTCAGCCGACCCGCCGTGTGGATATCAATATCGGCATCGATTATGGCGATGATGTAAGACAAGCCAGACGCATTCTGCTTGGCCTGGCCGAGGCCGACGAGCGGGTGTTTACCGACCCGGCACCGGTGGTCTGGTTGACCGGTCTGGGTGAGAGCTCAGTCGACCTGTCGCTGCGCATGTGGACCAAGACTGATGACTTCTGGGGTGTATTCTGGGAGCTTCAGGAGCTGGCCAAGGAAGAATTCGACAAGGCCGGCATTTCCATTCCTTTCCCCCAGCGCACGCTGCATATGGTGGCAGACCCGGCACCGCGGGAAGCCGAGAAGCAACCCCAGACCTGA